From the Phoenix dactylifera cultivar Barhee BC4 chromosome 10, palm_55x_up_171113_PBpolish2nd_filt_p, whole genome shotgun sequence genome, one window contains:
- the LOC103703178 gene encoding protein FAM135B-like isoform X3, translated as MFRQMRCLIGLNSKSPPPKRLLNARPPTSQRRAVRFKPPDMLETVHEIAIYIHRFHNLDLFQQGWYQIKISVRWEDTNQVSCGTPARVIQYEAPGVAPDDIFGVWRIDDADHSFSTQPFRVKYARQDVLLSVMVSFNLTTGKDESPLTSAVILKFELMYAPILENGPEMQASFDAVSAACHEFRIPPKALLGLHSYCPVHFDAFHAVLVDLSIHVVFLKAGTYTRAQKILGQGWISSAIELIKLLLASREYLLEELQKISKAIDETIDDLNNADLNLGRLESVSSSRTDSSTASLDISGMNMGVGQLVGILYNILEKSNGVVEFGNDVMLYTLSQEELLDVFFTVGNQLSFIWNAFLKFHRINRIRIIEHLYDAWASDRKAEWSIWMVHSKIEIPHRYLRSGVNDSSHHNGLGKVGTPRKSSEDPAQSSIMRAELHRKSIGQMKINNRSVQDMQIFGDPSHVPVILVEQQIMNVPLHGSADNSLLHSLDRNVTAAIPTRIGERTAPKLGFGAQKNGRILKVVVFVHGFQGHHLDLRLVRNQWLLIDPGVECLMSETNEEKTSGDFREMGSRLAEEVIAFIRRKMDKLSKYGGCNDIKLSFVGHSIGNIIIRTALAESMMAPYLKHLHTYMSISGPHLGYWYSSNSLFNSGLWLLKKLKGAQCIHQLTFSDNPDLQNTFFYKLCKQNTLANFKNIILLSSPQDGYVPYHSARIELCQASSWDQSKKAQVFMEMLNNCLDQIRAPSSQMRVFMRCDVNFDQSAQGRNLNTIIGRAAHIEFLETDIFAKFLMWSYPELFL; from the exons ATGTTTCGGCAGATGCGATGCCTCATCGGCCTGAATTCAAAAAGCCCACCGCCGAAGAGACTGCTTAATGCAAGACCTCCGACGTCGCAGCGGAGGGCTGTACGATTCAAGCCTCCAGATATGTTGGAGACCGTCCATGAGATCGCTATTTATATCCATCGCTTCCACAATCTTGATCTCTTTCAACAAGG ATGGTATCAGATAAAGATAAGTGTAAGATGGGAGGACACTAACCAGGTATCTTGTGGTACTCCGGCGAGAGTTATTCAGTATGAAG CTCCTGGTGTAGCCCCAGATGATATCTTTGGTGTTTGGAGGATAGATGATGCTGATCACAGTTTCTCTACGCAACCCTTCCGAGTCAAATATGCTAGACAGgatgttcttctgtctgttatGGTCTCTTTTAATTTAACTACAGGCAAAGATGAG AGCCCATTGACTTCTGCAGTAATACTAAAGTTTGAGCTCATGTATGCTCCAATATTAGAAAATGG TCCTGAGATGCAGGCTTCTTTTGATGCAGTTTCAGCTGCATGCCATGAATTCAGGATTCCTCCCAAAGCACTTCTGGGTTTGCATTCATATTGTCCTGTTCATTTTGATGCTTTCCATGCAGTGCTTGTTGACCTCagcatacatgttgtttttctgAAAGCGGGTACTTACACCCGTGCCCAGAAG ATATTGGGTCAAGGGTGGATCTCGAGTGCAATTGAACTTATCAAGCTATTACTAGCTTCCCGTGAATATCTTCTTGAAGAACTCCAAAAGATCAGCAAAGCTATTGATGAAACAATTGATGATTTAAATAATGCCGACTTGAATCTTGGTAGACTTGAATCAGTTAGCTCTTCAAGAACAGATTCTTCTACTGCCAGTTTGGACATTTCTGGAATGAATATGGGTGTGGGGCAATTGGTTGGCATTCTATACAATATTCTGGAG AAATCAAATGGTGTGGTTGAGTTTGGGAATGATGTCATGCTCTACACTCTATCCCAGGAAGAGCTGTTGGATGTATTTTTCACTGTGGGCAACCAACTTTCATTTATATGGAAtgcatttttgaagtttcatag GATAAACAGGATTAGGATAATTGAGCATCTATATGATGCTTGGGCTTCTGATCGAAAAGCAGAATGGTCTATTTGGATGGTTCATTCGAAGATTGAAATTCCTCACCGCTATTTGAGAAGTGGAGTGAATGATTCTTCTCACCATAATGGACTTGGAAAAGTTGGAACTCCACGAAAATCCAGTGAGGAT CCTGCACAGAGTTCAATTATGCGAGCTGAACTGCATAGAAAAAGTATTGGACAAATGAAG ATTAACAATCGGTCTGTTCAAGACATGCAAAtctttggtgatccttctcatgtTCCTGTCATTCTTGTAGAGCAACAGATCATGAATGTTCCACTTCATGGATCTGCTGACAATTCACTCTTGCACTCTCTGGATCGTAATGTGACGGCTGCAATACCTACACGGATTGGAGAAAGGACAGCACCGAAACTTGGTTTTGGTGCCCAAAAAAACGGTCGCATACTAAAAGTTGTTGTCTTTGTGCATGGATTCCAG GGACATCATCTGGATTTACGGCTTGTTCGGAATCAATGGCTTTTAATAGATCCTGGAGTCGAGTGTCTCATGTCGgagactaatgaagaaaagacatCTGGAGATTTCAGAGAAATGGGAAGCCGGTTGGCTGAAGAAGTGATTGCATTTATTAGAAGGAAAATGGATAAGCTTTCGAAGTATGGAGGCTGCAATGACATTAAGCTTAGCTTCGTCGGGCATTCCATTGGGAACATAATTATAAGAACTGCCTTAGCAG AGAGCATGATGGCGCCTTATCTAAAACACCTGCATACCTACATGTCAATATCTGGACCGCACTTGGGATATTGGTACAGCTCAAACTCTTTGTTCAATTCTGGGTTGTGGCTGCTGAAGAAACTCAAAGGAGCTCAGTGCATTCATCAGCTTACTTTCAGCGACAACCCAGATCTCCAAAATACCTTTTTTTACAAGCTCTGCAAG cAGAACACATTGGCAAATTTTAAGAACATCATCCTATTATCTTCCCCACAG GATGGTTATGTTCCTTATCATTCAGCCAGAATTGAGCTGTGCCAAGCATCGTCTTGGGATCAATCAAAGAAGGCACAAGTCTTCATGGAAATGCTGAACAACTGCTTGGATCAGATTCGTGCTCCCTCATCTCAAATGCGTGTTTTTATGCGCTGCGATGTGAACTTTGACCAGTCTGCTCAGGGAAGAAACTTGAATACGATCATCGGCCGGGCAGCACACATCGAGTTTCTGGAGACCGACATATTTGCTAAGTTCCTAATGTGGTCCTATCCAGAACTCTTCCTCTGA
- the LOC103703177 gene encoding uncharacterized protein LOC103703177 translates to MPAIEYQGSSAPFSFIGRSILSRRRDQVHAMDAGQHHYASLDQELDAFQRRVAVLFQDLAASAGGDELLSVSWVRKLLDTFLVCQEEFRIVLFNHRAAVGRPPLDRMIADFLERGVKALDVCNAICDGIDQLRQWSKHLEIVLVALADPRHKRRGALGEGQLRRARKALTDVTLLMLDEKDAAGSVLSHRNRSFGRSSGSSSSGSSSRDHHHHRRSSGGHFRSLSWSVSRSWSAARQLQAIGNNLAAPRGHEVLATSGLAVGVFTMSSVLLFVMWVLVAAIPCQDRGLGIHFSIPRSYRWAAPILSLHERIVEESKKKDRKNSSGLLQEIHQMEKCAHHLMELMDAIQFPVTEEKEVGIRHSVEELAQVCESMKGGLDPLERQVREVFHKIVCNRTEGLDCLSHNPE, encoded by the coding sequence ATGCCCGCCATCGAATACCAGGGATCGTCGGCGCCGTTCTCGTTTATTGGCCGTTCGATCTTGAGCAGACGGCGGGATCAGGTCCACGCTATGGACGCCGGCCAACACCACTACGCCAGCCTGGACCAGGAGCTCGATGCCTTCCAGCGCCGTGTCGCCGTCCTCTTCCAAGACCTCGCCGCCTCCGCCGGCGGCGATGAACTCCTATCCGTCTCGTGGGTCCGGAAGCTCCTGGATACCTTCCTCGTGTGCCAGGAGGAGTTCCGTATCGTCCTTTTCAACCACCGCGCCGCTGTCGGCCGGCCGCCGCTCGACCGGATGATCGCCGACTTCTTGGAGCGCGGCGTCAAGGCGCTCGACGTCTGCAACGCCATCTGCGACGGAATCGATCAGCTCCGGCAGTGGTCGAAACATTTGGAGATCGTTCTCGTCGCGCTTGCCGACCCCCGGCATAAGCGGCGGGGGGCCCTCGGGGAGGGCCAGCTCCGAAGGGCCCGGAAGGCCCTCACCGACGTCACCCTCCTCATGCTCGATGAGAAGGACGCCGCCGGCTCCGTCCTCTCCCACCGCAACCGCTCCTTCGGCCGCAGCAGCGGCTCCTCCAGCAGCGGCTCCTCCAGCCGCGACCACCATCACCACCGCCGCTCCTCCGGCGGCCACTTCCGCTCCCTCTCCTGGAGCGTCTCCCGTTCATGGTCCGCTGCCCGCCAGCTCCAGGCCATCGGGAACAACCTCGCCGCCCCCCGCGGCCACGAGGTCCTGGCCACTAGCGGGCTCGCAGTCGGTGTCTTTACCATGAGCTCGGTGCTCCTCTTCGTGATGTGGGTGCTTGTTGCCGCGATCCCCTGCCAGGACCGTGGCCTTGGTATCCACTTCTCCATCCCCCGGAGCTACCGGTGGGCGGCCCCCATCCTGTCGCTCCACGAGCGGATCGTCGAGGAGTCCAAGAAAAAGGACCGGAAGAATTCGAGCGGTCTATTGCAGGAAATCCATCAGATGGAGAAGTGCGCTCATCACCTGATGGAATTAATGGATGCAATCCAGTTTCCAGTGACGGAGGAGAAAGAGGTAGGGATACGGCACAGCGTGGAGGAGCTGGCCCAGGTTTGCGAGTCCATGAAGGGAGGGCTGGACCCCCTGGAACGCCAGGTGAGAGAGGTGTTCCATAAGATTGTATGCAACCGAACCGAGGGGCTTGATTGCTTGTCTCACAATCCTGAGTGA
- the LOC103703178 gene encoding uncharacterized protein LOC103703178 isoform X4, with product MKVGCAAPGVAPDDIFGVWRIDDADHSFSTQPFRVKYARQDVLLSVMVSFNLTTGKDESPLTSAVILKFELMYAPILENGPEMQASFDAVSAACHEFRIPPKALLGLHSYCPVHFDAFHAVLVDLSIHVVFLKAGTYTRAQKVSSTSHMVLNHADEHHEETNQILGQGWISSAIELIKLLLASREYLLEELQKISKAIDETIDDLNNADLNLGRLESVSSSRTDSSTASLDISGMNMGVGQLVGILYNILEKSNGVVEFGNDVMLYTLSQEELLDVFFTVGNQLSFIWNAFLKFHRINRIRIIEHLYDAWASDRKAEWSIWMVHSKIEIPHRYLRSGVNDSSHHNGLGKVGTPRKSSEDPAQSSIMRAELHRKSIGQMKINNRSVQDMQIFGDPSHVPVILVEQQIMNVPLHGSADNSLLHSLDRNVTAAIPTRIGERTAPKLGFGAQKNGRILKVVVFVHGFQGHHLDLRLVRNQWLLIDPGVECLMSETNEEKTSGDFREMGSRLAEEVIAFIRRKMDKLSKYGGCNDIKLSFVGHSIGNIIIRTALAESMMAPYLKHLHTYMSISGPHLGYWYSSNSLFNSGLWLLKKLKGAQCIHQLTFSDNPDLQNTFFYKLCKQNTLANFKNIILLSSPQDGYVPYHSARIELCQASSWDQSKKAQVFMEMLNNCLDQIRAPSSQMRVFMRCDVNFDQSAQGRNLNTIIGRAAHIEFLETDIFAKFLMWSYPELFL from the exons ATGAAG GTGGGTTGTGCAGCTCCTGGTGTAGCCCCAGATGATATCTTTGGTGTTTGGAGGATAGATGATGCTGATCACAGTTTCTCTACGCAACCCTTCCGAGTCAAATATGCTAGACAGgatgttcttctgtctgttatGGTCTCTTTTAATTTAACTACAGGCAAAGATGAG AGCCCATTGACTTCTGCAGTAATACTAAAGTTTGAGCTCATGTATGCTCCAATATTAGAAAATGG TCCTGAGATGCAGGCTTCTTTTGATGCAGTTTCAGCTGCATGCCATGAATTCAGGATTCCTCCCAAAGCACTTCTGGGTTTGCATTCATATTGTCCTGTTCATTTTGATGCTTTCCATGCAGTGCTTGTTGACCTCagcatacatgttgtttttctgAAAGCGGGTACTTACACCCGTGCCCAGAAGGTATCCAG TACATCTCACATGGTGTTAAATCATGCTGATGAACATCATGAAGAAACCAATCAA ATATTGGGTCAAGGGTGGATCTCGAGTGCAATTGAACTTATCAAGCTATTACTAGCTTCCCGTGAATATCTTCTTGAAGAACTCCAAAAGATCAGCAAAGCTATTGATGAAACAATTGATGATTTAAATAATGCCGACTTGAATCTTGGTAGACTTGAATCAGTTAGCTCTTCAAGAACAGATTCTTCTACTGCCAGTTTGGACATTTCTGGAATGAATATGGGTGTGGGGCAATTGGTTGGCATTCTATACAATATTCTGGAG AAATCAAATGGTGTGGTTGAGTTTGGGAATGATGTCATGCTCTACACTCTATCCCAGGAAGAGCTGTTGGATGTATTTTTCACTGTGGGCAACCAACTTTCATTTATATGGAAtgcatttttgaagtttcatag GATAAACAGGATTAGGATAATTGAGCATCTATATGATGCTTGGGCTTCTGATCGAAAAGCAGAATGGTCTATTTGGATGGTTCATTCGAAGATTGAAATTCCTCACCGCTATTTGAGAAGTGGAGTGAATGATTCTTCTCACCATAATGGACTTGGAAAAGTTGGAACTCCACGAAAATCCAGTGAGGAT CCTGCACAGAGTTCAATTATGCGAGCTGAACTGCATAGAAAAAGTATTGGACAAATGAAG ATTAACAATCGGTCTGTTCAAGACATGCAAAtctttggtgatccttctcatgtTCCTGTCATTCTTGTAGAGCAACAGATCATGAATGTTCCACTTCATGGATCTGCTGACAATTCACTCTTGCACTCTCTGGATCGTAATGTGACGGCTGCAATACCTACACGGATTGGAGAAAGGACAGCACCGAAACTTGGTTTTGGTGCCCAAAAAAACGGTCGCATACTAAAAGTTGTTGTCTTTGTGCATGGATTCCAG GGACATCATCTGGATTTACGGCTTGTTCGGAATCAATGGCTTTTAATAGATCCTGGAGTCGAGTGTCTCATGTCGgagactaatgaagaaaagacatCTGGAGATTTCAGAGAAATGGGAAGCCGGTTGGCTGAAGAAGTGATTGCATTTATTAGAAGGAAAATGGATAAGCTTTCGAAGTATGGAGGCTGCAATGACATTAAGCTTAGCTTCGTCGGGCATTCCATTGGGAACATAATTATAAGAACTGCCTTAGCAG AGAGCATGATGGCGCCTTATCTAAAACACCTGCATACCTACATGTCAATATCTGGACCGCACTTGGGATATTGGTACAGCTCAAACTCTTTGTTCAATTCTGGGTTGTGGCTGCTGAAGAAACTCAAAGGAGCTCAGTGCATTCATCAGCTTACTTTCAGCGACAACCCAGATCTCCAAAATACCTTTTTTTACAAGCTCTGCAAG cAGAACACATTGGCAAATTTTAAGAACATCATCCTATTATCTTCCCCACAG GATGGTTATGTTCCTTATCATTCAGCCAGAATTGAGCTGTGCCAAGCATCGTCTTGGGATCAATCAAAGAAGGCACAAGTCTTCATGGAAATGCTGAACAACTGCTTGGATCAGATTCGTGCTCCCTCATCTCAAATGCGTGTTTTTATGCGCTGCGATGTGAACTTTGACCAGTCTGCTCAGGGAAGAAACTTGAATACGATCATCGGCCGGGCAGCACACATCGAGTTTCTGGAGACCGACATATTTGCTAAGTTCCTAATGTGGTCCTATCCAGAACTCTTCCTCTGA
- the LOC103703178 gene encoding uncharacterized protein LOC103703178 isoform X2, which translates to MFRQMRCLIGLNSKSPPPKRLLNARPPTSQRRAVRFKPPDMLETVHEIAIYIHRFHNLDLFQQGWYQIKISVRWEDTNQVSCGTPARVIQYEAPGVAPDDIFGVWRIDDADHSFSTQPFRVKYARQDVLLSVMVSFNLTTGKDESPLTSAVILKFELMYAPILENGPEMQASFDAVSAACHEFRIPPKALLGLHSYCPVHFDAFHAVLVDLSIHVVFLKAGTYTRAQKVSSTSHMVLNHADEHHEETNQILGQGWISSAIELIKLLLASREYLLEELQKISKAIDETIDDLNNADLNLGRLESVSSSRTDSSTASLDISGMNMGVGQLVGILYNILEKSNGVVEFGNDVMLYTLSQEELLDVFFTVGNQLSFIWNAFLKFHRINRIRIIEHLYDAWASDRKAEWSIWMVHSKIEIPHRYLRSGVNDSSHHNGLGKVGTPRKSSEDPAQSSIMRAELHRKSIGQMKINNRSVQDMQIFGDPSHVPVILVEQQIMNVPLHGSADNSLLHSLDRNVTAAIPTRIGERTAPKLGFGAQKNGRILKVVVFVHGFQGHHLDLRLVRNQWLLIDPGVECLMSETNEEKTSGDFREMGSRLAEEVIAFIRRKMDKLSKYGGCNDIKLSFVGHSIGNIIIRTALAESMMAPYLKHLHTYMSISGPHLGYWYSSNSLFNSGLWLLKKLKGAQCIHQLTFSDNPDLQNTFFYKLCKNTLANFKNIILLSSPQDGYVPYHSARIELCQASSWDQSKKAQVFMEMLNNCLDQIRAPSSQMRVFMRCDVNFDQSAQGRNLNTIIGRAAHIEFLETDIFAKFLMWSYPELFL; encoded by the exons ATGTTTCGGCAGATGCGATGCCTCATCGGCCTGAATTCAAAAAGCCCACCGCCGAAGAGACTGCTTAATGCAAGACCTCCGACGTCGCAGCGGAGGGCTGTACGATTCAAGCCTCCAGATATGTTGGAGACCGTCCATGAGATCGCTATTTATATCCATCGCTTCCACAATCTTGATCTCTTTCAACAAGG ATGGTATCAGATAAAGATAAGTGTAAGATGGGAGGACACTAACCAGGTATCTTGTGGTACTCCGGCGAGAGTTATTCAGTATGAAG CTCCTGGTGTAGCCCCAGATGATATCTTTGGTGTTTGGAGGATAGATGATGCTGATCACAGTTTCTCTACGCAACCCTTCCGAGTCAAATATGCTAGACAGgatgttcttctgtctgttatGGTCTCTTTTAATTTAACTACAGGCAAAGATGAG AGCCCATTGACTTCTGCAGTAATACTAAAGTTTGAGCTCATGTATGCTCCAATATTAGAAAATGG TCCTGAGATGCAGGCTTCTTTTGATGCAGTTTCAGCTGCATGCCATGAATTCAGGATTCCTCCCAAAGCACTTCTGGGTTTGCATTCATATTGTCCTGTTCATTTTGATGCTTTCCATGCAGTGCTTGTTGACCTCagcatacatgttgtttttctgAAAGCGGGTACTTACACCCGTGCCCAGAAGGTATCCAG TACATCTCACATGGTGTTAAATCATGCTGATGAACATCATGAAGAAACCAATCAA ATATTGGGTCAAGGGTGGATCTCGAGTGCAATTGAACTTATCAAGCTATTACTAGCTTCCCGTGAATATCTTCTTGAAGAACTCCAAAAGATCAGCAAAGCTATTGATGAAACAATTGATGATTTAAATAATGCCGACTTGAATCTTGGTAGACTTGAATCAGTTAGCTCTTCAAGAACAGATTCTTCTACTGCCAGTTTGGACATTTCTGGAATGAATATGGGTGTGGGGCAATTGGTTGGCATTCTATACAATATTCTGGAG AAATCAAATGGTGTGGTTGAGTTTGGGAATGATGTCATGCTCTACACTCTATCCCAGGAAGAGCTGTTGGATGTATTTTTCACTGTGGGCAACCAACTTTCATTTATATGGAAtgcatttttgaagtttcatag GATAAACAGGATTAGGATAATTGAGCATCTATATGATGCTTGGGCTTCTGATCGAAAAGCAGAATGGTCTATTTGGATGGTTCATTCGAAGATTGAAATTCCTCACCGCTATTTGAGAAGTGGAGTGAATGATTCTTCTCACCATAATGGACTTGGAAAAGTTGGAACTCCACGAAAATCCAGTGAGGAT CCTGCACAGAGTTCAATTATGCGAGCTGAACTGCATAGAAAAAGTATTGGACAAATGAAG ATTAACAATCGGTCTGTTCAAGACATGCAAAtctttggtgatccttctcatgtTCCTGTCATTCTTGTAGAGCAACAGATCATGAATGTTCCACTTCATGGATCTGCTGACAATTCACTCTTGCACTCTCTGGATCGTAATGTGACGGCTGCAATACCTACACGGATTGGAGAAAGGACAGCACCGAAACTTGGTTTTGGTGCCCAAAAAAACGGTCGCATACTAAAAGTTGTTGTCTTTGTGCATGGATTCCAG GGACATCATCTGGATTTACGGCTTGTTCGGAATCAATGGCTTTTAATAGATCCTGGAGTCGAGTGTCTCATGTCGgagactaatgaagaaaagacatCTGGAGATTTCAGAGAAATGGGAAGCCGGTTGGCTGAAGAAGTGATTGCATTTATTAGAAGGAAAATGGATAAGCTTTCGAAGTATGGAGGCTGCAATGACATTAAGCTTAGCTTCGTCGGGCATTCCATTGGGAACATAATTATAAGAACTGCCTTAGCAG AGAGCATGATGGCGCCTTATCTAAAACACCTGCATACCTACATGTCAATATCTGGACCGCACTTGGGATATTGGTACAGCTCAAACTCTTTGTTCAATTCTGGGTTGTGGCTGCTGAAGAAACTCAAAGGAGCTCAGTGCATTCATCAGCTTACTTTCAGCGACAACCCAGATCTCCAAAATACCTTTTTTTACAAGCTCTGCAAG AACACATTGGCAAATTTTAAGAACATCATCCTATTATCTTCCCCACAG GATGGTTATGTTCCTTATCATTCAGCCAGAATTGAGCTGTGCCAAGCATCGTCTTGGGATCAATCAAAGAAGGCACAAGTCTTCATGGAAATGCTGAACAACTGCTTGGATCAGATTCGTGCTCCCTCATCTCAAATGCGTGTTTTTATGCGCTGCGATGTGAACTTTGACCAGTCTGCTCAGGGAAGAAACTTGAATACGATCATCGGCCGGGCAGCACACATCGAGTTTCTGGAGACCGACATATTTGCTAAGTTCCTAATGTGGTCCTATCCAGAACTCTTCCTCTGA
- the LOC103703178 gene encoding uncharacterized protein LOC103703178 isoform X1: MFRQMRCLIGLNSKSPPPKRLLNARPPTSQRRAVRFKPPDMLETVHEIAIYIHRFHNLDLFQQGWYQIKISVRWEDTNQVSCGTPARVIQYEAPGVAPDDIFGVWRIDDADHSFSTQPFRVKYARQDVLLSVMVSFNLTTGKDESPLTSAVILKFELMYAPILENGPEMQASFDAVSAACHEFRIPPKALLGLHSYCPVHFDAFHAVLVDLSIHVVFLKAGTYTRAQKVSSTSHMVLNHADEHHEETNQILGQGWISSAIELIKLLLASREYLLEELQKISKAIDETIDDLNNADLNLGRLESVSSSRTDSSTASLDISGMNMGVGQLVGILYNILEKSNGVVEFGNDVMLYTLSQEELLDVFFTVGNQLSFIWNAFLKFHRINRIRIIEHLYDAWASDRKAEWSIWMVHSKIEIPHRYLRSGVNDSSHHNGLGKVGTPRKSSEDPAQSSIMRAELHRKSIGQMKINNRSVQDMQIFGDPSHVPVILVEQQIMNVPLHGSADNSLLHSLDRNVTAAIPTRIGERTAPKLGFGAQKNGRILKVVVFVHGFQGHHLDLRLVRNQWLLIDPGVECLMSETNEEKTSGDFREMGSRLAEEVIAFIRRKMDKLSKYGGCNDIKLSFVGHSIGNIIIRTALAESMMAPYLKHLHTYMSISGPHLGYWYSSNSLFNSGLWLLKKLKGAQCIHQLTFSDNPDLQNTFFYKLCKQNTLANFKNIILLSSPQDGYVPYHSARIELCQASSWDQSKKAQVFMEMLNNCLDQIRAPSSQMRVFMRCDVNFDQSAQGRNLNTIIGRAAHIEFLETDIFAKFLMWSYPELFL, translated from the exons ATGTTTCGGCAGATGCGATGCCTCATCGGCCTGAATTCAAAAAGCCCACCGCCGAAGAGACTGCTTAATGCAAGACCTCCGACGTCGCAGCGGAGGGCTGTACGATTCAAGCCTCCAGATATGTTGGAGACCGTCCATGAGATCGCTATTTATATCCATCGCTTCCACAATCTTGATCTCTTTCAACAAGG ATGGTATCAGATAAAGATAAGTGTAAGATGGGAGGACACTAACCAGGTATCTTGTGGTACTCCGGCGAGAGTTATTCAGTATGAAG CTCCTGGTGTAGCCCCAGATGATATCTTTGGTGTTTGGAGGATAGATGATGCTGATCACAGTTTCTCTACGCAACCCTTCCGAGTCAAATATGCTAGACAGgatgttcttctgtctgttatGGTCTCTTTTAATTTAACTACAGGCAAAGATGAG AGCCCATTGACTTCTGCAGTAATACTAAAGTTTGAGCTCATGTATGCTCCAATATTAGAAAATGG TCCTGAGATGCAGGCTTCTTTTGATGCAGTTTCAGCTGCATGCCATGAATTCAGGATTCCTCCCAAAGCACTTCTGGGTTTGCATTCATATTGTCCTGTTCATTTTGATGCTTTCCATGCAGTGCTTGTTGACCTCagcatacatgttgtttttctgAAAGCGGGTACTTACACCCGTGCCCAGAAGGTATCCAG TACATCTCACATGGTGTTAAATCATGCTGATGAACATCATGAAGAAACCAATCAA ATATTGGGTCAAGGGTGGATCTCGAGTGCAATTGAACTTATCAAGCTATTACTAGCTTCCCGTGAATATCTTCTTGAAGAACTCCAAAAGATCAGCAAAGCTATTGATGAAACAATTGATGATTTAAATAATGCCGACTTGAATCTTGGTAGACTTGAATCAGTTAGCTCTTCAAGAACAGATTCTTCTACTGCCAGTTTGGACATTTCTGGAATGAATATGGGTGTGGGGCAATTGGTTGGCATTCTATACAATATTCTGGAG AAATCAAATGGTGTGGTTGAGTTTGGGAATGATGTCATGCTCTACACTCTATCCCAGGAAGAGCTGTTGGATGTATTTTTCACTGTGGGCAACCAACTTTCATTTATATGGAAtgcatttttgaagtttcatag GATAAACAGGATTAGGATAATTGAGCATCTATATGATGCTTGGGCTTCTGATCGAAAAGCAGAATGGTCTATTTGGATGGTTCATTCGAAGATTGAAATTCCTCACCGCTATTTGAGAAGTGGAGTGAATGATTCTTCTCACCATAATGGACTTGGAAAAGTTGGAACTCCACGAAAATCCAGTGAGGAT CCTGCACAGAGTTCAATTATGCGAGCTGAACTGCATAGAAAAAGTATTGGACAAATGAAG ATTAACAATCGGTCTGTTCAAGACATGCAAAtctttggtgatccttctcatgtTCCTGTCATTCTTGTAGAGCAACAGATCATGAATGTTCCACTTCATGGATCTGCTGACAATTCACTCTTGCACTCTCTGGATCGTAATGTGACGGCTGCAATACCTACACGGATTGGAGAAAGGACAGCACCGAAACTTGGTTTTGGTGCCCAAAAAAACGGTCGCATACTAAAAGTTGTTGTCTTTGTGCATGGATTCCAG GGACATCATCTGGATTTACGGCTTGTTCGGAATCAATGGCTTTTAATAGATCCTGGAGTCGAGTGTCTCATGTCGgagactaatgaagaaaagacatCTGGAGATTTCAGAGAAATGGGAAGCCGGTTGGCTGAAGAAGTGATTGCATTTATTAGAAGGAAAATGGATAAGCTTTCGAAGTATGGAGGCTGCAATGACATTAAGCTTAGCTTCGTCGGGCATTCCATTGGGAACATAATTATAAGAACTGCCTTAGCAG AGAGCATGATGGCGCCTTATCTAAAACACCTGCATACCTACATGTCAATATCTGGACCGCACTTGGGATATTGGTACAGCTCAAACTCTTTGTTCAATTCTGGGTTGTGGCTGCTGAAGAAACTCAAAGGAGCTCAGTGCATTCATCAGCTTACTTTCAGCGACAACCCAGATCTCCAAAATACCTTTTTTTACAAGCTCTGCAAG cAGAACACATTGGCAAATTTTAAGAACATCATCCTATTATCTTCCCCACAG GATGGTTATGTTCCTTATCATTCAGCCAGAATTGAGCTGTGCCAAGCATCGTCTTGGGATCAATCAAAGAAGGCACAAGTCTTCATGGAAATGCTGAACAACTGCTTGGATCAGATTCGTGCTCCCTCATCTCAAATGCGTGTTTTTATGCGCTGCGATGTGAACTTTGACCAGTCTGCTCAGGGAAGAAACTTGAATACGATCATCGGCCGGGCAGCACACATCGAGTTTCTGGAGACCGACATATTTGCTAAGTTCCTAATGTGGTCCTATCCAGAACTCTTCCTCTGA